Genomic segment of Polynucleobacter necessarius:
TTGGTGGCGCACTACTCTATGCCTCGATGATTGAATTCGTACGCCAAACAAACTCTTCAGTTCAAGCTACAACCTTATTGGCGAGTATTGCAGATGCGTCTTTTAGTATTTGGACTTATGCAATCTGCAAATATTCCAAAGATACAGATCTCAGAAAGAATCTCTTTTTTACTTGGATTAAAAATATTGAGTTAATGCTTGGTTTATTTACCATCATGCGAATTGCAAGCTGCTTTATGACAGAGACTCCAATTAATGTCCGATTCCCAACCCCAACAATCATTACTTTTTATATCTTTTTCCTAATCCTCAATATATTCCGTTATATCTCTTATCAATCGCTCAGAATTAGTTGGGTAGACAATAGAACCCTCAGCATTAATCCACTAAACAGAAATCTGGTAGTTGTTACCCAAGAAAAAAATAGCTTGTTGCAGGACTTAATCGCATCGAATCGAGTTATCGGGATTGGCGCATTGGCTAGCTCTTTAGCCCACCAGCTCAGCCAGCCATTAACTGCCATTGGTTTACAAACTGAAACCTTGAAGCGCGACCTCAATAATTCAGGCGGAAACCAAGTCGCCGCAATCATGCTGGATAAGATCAATTCACGATTGAGCAAGTTAACTAACCTAGTAAAAAATCTCAGGCAGTTATTTAATACCAATATTCATGATTTTCACAAAGTTGATTTGGCATTCGCTGTAAATGAGTTATTAGAAATCATTGAGCCCACTCTTGAAGCAAAGAAAATTCATCTAAGGAAATCAATCAGCAGCAATATCTCTATTTTGGGTGATGCCATTCAAATTCAACAAGTCTTAATCAATCTTTTCAATAATGCGATCGATGCCATTAGCTCTGCTGATCCTCAGTCTCGTGAGATCAGTATTTCCGTTAGATCTGATGATCAATTTGCACTGATTGACATAGAGGACACGGGTGCTGGCATTGACATTAAAATGCTCCTCACCATATTTGAGCTATACAAGACCTCCAAAAAGGATGGCCTTGGTATTGGTCTCTGGTTATGTAAGACGATTATCAATAAACATCATGGGGAAATTTCTGTATCTAACCGCTCCGATGGTGGCGCAAGATTCACCATTCAAATTCCGCTATCCAAAACACTCTCATGAAAAAAATAGGGTAATCGTCGTAGATGATGATCTTGATGTTCGAGACGGTCTCGAGGCTTGGCTTACTCAAGACTATCAAGTGGAGAAGTTTGACTCGGCAGAATCACTTCTCACAGCTATTCATGACTTTGACTTTGAAGATGGAGTGCCAACGTGCATATTATTGGACTTCCAAATGCCGGGTATGAATGGGGTTGAGCTACAACAAAGACTCAAGCAAATTAACATTGAATTCCCCATCATCTTTATGAGCGACAATGCTCAGCAGTCTGACGTCATTGATGCCTGGCATGAGGGCGCGGTTGATTTCATACTA
This window contains:
- a CDS encoding sensor histidine kinase; protein product: MNALAALGITYLFITICSASILYFSFNGKIDASGKYFFLGELSIIPGIIGVILGNLNSVFIASPFLFIINLSTWSSHVCVLFSIYALSNSSNNKKFIWAIGGALLYASMIEFVRQTNSSVQATTLLASIADASFSIWTYAICKYSKDTDLRKNLFFTWIKNIELMLGLFTIMRIASCFMTETPINVRFPTPTIITFYIFFLILNIFRYISYQSLRISWVDNRTLSINPLNRNLVVVTQEKNSLLQDLIASNRVIGIGALASSLAHQLSQPLTAIGLQTETLKRDLNNSGGNQVAAIMLDKINSRLSKLTNLVKNLRQLFNTNIHDFHKVDLAFAVNELLEIIEPTLEAKKIHLRKSISSNISILGDAIQIQQVLINLFNNAIDAISSADPQSREISISVRSDDQFALIDIEDTGAGIDIKMLLTIFELYKTSKKDGLGIGLWLCKTIINKHHGEISVSNRSDGGARFTIQIPLSKTLS
- a CDS encoding response regulator transcription factor → MVAQDSPFKFRYPKHSHEKNRVIVVDDDLDVRDGLEAWLTQDYQVEKFDSAESLLTAIHDFDFEDGVPTCILLDFQMPGMNGVELQQRLKQINIEFPIIFMSDNAQQSDVIDAWHEGAVDFILKPFIPGKISDSLEKLFVTAHKNKEMIRSSEDNQIQIELPITQREAQVLLLLGKGHEQQEVAEILGLSLRTIKMYRTFLRNKLNLHTLMELGRYCDKHRSSIEKLAMLKQAFD